A window of the Armatimonadota bacterium genome harbors these coding sequences:
- a CDS encoding UDP-N-acetylglucosamine--N-acetylmuramyl-(pentapeptide) pyrophosphoryl-undecaprenol N-acetylglucosamine transferase — protein MTQKSGGMRIALTGGGTGGHIYPALAVAAAIRRQWPDAELLYLGSGAAMEARIVPQHGIAFQEIPARKLRKLVSLSTIAAAATMVRGTLVARRYLRAFSVDAVLGTGGYVGAATVAAGARLGAACTIIEGNVLAGRTNRWLARLTKAVCTAWDETSLQFRPGLAIRTGLPVRADVVLPAAVRPAAARLDLVQQLGAPPLARNRFTVLALGGSQGSRGLNVPVCTAVPALLDEGCQVIHQTGEANLEAVRRAAAERGYLDSPWYLPTAWLSDISMASALRNADLVVCRGGISTLSEVMANGRPALVVPLPTAYADHQRLNAEAFERAGGAVAMLESGLSGTSLAAAVCELAASPGRHAAMCEASRRLSPIQAADLAASIVMQSKP, from the coding sequence ATGACCCAGAAATCCGGCGGAATGCGAATCGCGCTCACCGGCGGCGGCACGGGCGGTCATATCTACCCGGCGCTTGCTGTGGCCGCCGCAATACGCCGGCAATGGCCCGATGCGGAGTTGCTGTATCTGGGCAGCGGCGCCGCAATGGAAGCCCGAATTGTGCCCCAGCACGGTATCGCATTCCAGGAAATACCGGCACGCAAACTGCGCAAGTTGGTGTCGCTCTCCACCATCGCCGCGGCGGCCACAATGGTACGCGGCACGCTGGTGGCCCGTCGTTACCTGCGCGCCTTCTCGGTGGATGCGGTGCTTGGGACGGGCGGTTACGTGGGCGCAGCAACGGTGGCCGCGGGTGCGCGGCTAGGCGCCGCCTGCACGATCATCGAGGGAAATGTGCTGGCCGGCCGCACCAATCGCTGGCTGGCACGCCTCACAAAAGCGGTATGCACTGCCTGGGATGAGACCAGCCTGCAATTCCGCCCTGGCCTCGCGATTCGCACGGGCCTCCCGGTTCGCGCCGACGTGGTGCTGCCGGCTGCGGTGCGCCCGGCCGCGGCCCGGCTGGATTTGGTCCAGCAGCTCGGGGCTCCGCCACTGGCGCGGAACCGGTTCACCGTGCTGGCTCTCGGCGGCAGCCAGGGTTCACGCGGCTTGAACGTACCGGTGTGCACAGCGGTTCCGGCACTCCTGGATGAAGGCTGCCAGGTTATCCATCAGACTGGCGAGGCGAATCTGGAGGCAGTGCGGCGCGCTGCAGCAGAGCGTGGCTACCTCGATTCGCCGTGGTACCTGCCCACTGCCTGGCTTAGCGATATTTCGATGGCTTCTGCACTCCGCAACGCGGATCTGGTGGTGTGCCGGGGAGGCATTTCAACGCTATCGGAGGTGATGGCGAATGGTCGCCCCGCGCTGGTCGTTCCCCTGCCGACCGCCTATGCCGATCACCAGCGGCTTAACGCCGAAGCGTTTGAGCGTGCCGGCGGTGCGGTCGCGATGTTGGAGTCGGGCCTCAGCGGAACTTCGCTCGCGGCGGCCGTCTGCGAGTTGGCCGCGTCGCCCGGTCGGCATGCAGCCATGTGCGAAGCATCGCGGCGGTTAAGCCCAATTCAAGCGGCCGATCTGGCAGCCAGTATTGTGATGCAATCTAAACCATGA